A single region of the Littorina saxatilis isolate snail1 unplaced genomic scaffold, US_GU_Lsax_2.0 scaffold_189, whole genome shotgun sequence genome encodes:
- the LOC138955284 gene encoding uncharacterized protein: MAGPGSSHQTSSSNRPHILTSLYPDAVTRTYCVPPVHFNRVPYVRDTVPGTRHSALVLHPSSGAAPGHNVPAASQGPATSSVQPGSGQPTPRKRKRKSKGQQPAHSRQHPYALSVQCQLPFSGLATHGQQSTTGQSSSGQATHGQQSTTGQSSSGQATHGQQSTIGQSSSGQQSEQYSLWTPESVPPCTPVNVQQTDISDDFAQNHVMLNLQELGNSRHEAMFILSQLNFGDYLNQHAYAAAAAQLPRPSDKDTQQTKYSDGEADFVLIHRQHGILIGELKTVGRWQKDVNNPQPPADADVAKRVTKAVKQLDRSETVVRHLVSDVAPALTVRKTLFLPYVSTEQLQRVLDNDPQLEQAACRSLGTANAVEAVLLCCCSDQLSEPASYWHVTPAVLSQLGTWWQHRMACTVDTLLTDDKYLDIVAR, translated from the exons ATGGCAGGACCTGGAAGCAGTCATCAgaccagcagcagcaacaggccGCACATCTTGACGTCACTCTACCCTGACGCTGTCACTCGTACCTACTGTGTGCCTCCTGTCCACTTCAACAGGGTGCCCTACGTCAGGGACACTGTACCCGGTACCCGTCACTCTGCGCTTGTGCTGCACCCGTCATCTGGTGCCGCCCCTGGCCACAATGTTCCCGCGGCCAGTCAAGGGCCAGCCACAAGTAGCGTACAGCCAGGCAGCGGTCAGCCTACacccagaaaaagaaaaaggaaaagcaaAGGGCAACAGCCAGCACACAGTCGGCAGCATCCTTACGCCCTGTCAGTACAATGCCAACTGCCCTTCTCTGGACTGGCAACACACGGGCAACAGTCCACCACCGGTCAGTCGTCCTCTGGACAGGCAACACACGGGCAACAGTCCACCACCGGTCAGTCGTCCTCTGGACAGGCAACACACGGGCAACAGTCCACCATTGGTCAGTCGTCCAGCGGTCAGCAGAGTGAACAGTACAGCTTATGGACGCCAGAGTCAGTGCCCCCTTGCACGCCAGTCAATGttcaacagacagacatatcagATGACTTTGCCCAAAACCACGTGATGCTCAACCTGCAAGAACTCGGCAACAGTCGTCACGAGGCCATGTTCATCCTGTCTCAGCTAAATTTTGGAGACTACCTAAACCAGCATGCCTACGCCGCGGCCGCTGCACAGCTTCCACGACCATCAGACAAGGACACGCAGCAGACAAAGTATTCTGATGGCGAGGCCGACTTTGTGTTGATCCACCGCCAGCACGGCATTCTGATCGGAGAGCTCAAGACTGTGGGCAGGTGGCAGAAGGATGTTAATAACCCTCAACCTCCGGCCGATGCTGACGTGGCCAAGAGGGTGACGAAGGCGGTCAAGCAGCTGGACAGGTCGGAGACAGTGGTGAGGCACCTTGTGAGTGACGTGGCACCTGCCCTGACTGTGAGGAAAACTCTCTTCCTGCCTTACGTCAGCACTGAGCAACTCCAGCGGGTCTTGGATAACGATCCACAGTTGGAACAG GCGGCGTGTCGGAGCCTGGGTACAGCCAATGCAGTGGAGGCCGTACTGCTGTGCTGTTGCTCTGACCAACTGTCCGAGCCTGCATCCTACTGGCACGTGACACCCGCCGTGTTATCACAGCTGGGCACCTGGTGGCAACACAGGATGGCCTGTACTGTGGACACTCTGCTCACTGATGACAAGTATCTGGACATCGTGGCCAGGTGA